A region of Culicoides brevitarsis isolate CSIRO-B50_1 chromosome 1, AGI_CSIRO_Cbre_v1, whole genome shotgun sequence DNA encodes the following proteins:
- the LOC134827834 gene encoding 3'(2'),5'-bisphosphate nucleotidase 1-like: MSLVQKPLVLQLLASSIKIAGHAGKIIRNVMEKGELGIVEKGVDDPQTEADRSSQRLILASLTKLFPKVKIIGEEGQSDLNVPKEWLITDVDEEFLASHECPAEFKDTKEDQIVVWVDPLDGTTEYTQGFLEHVTVLIGIAVNTRAVAGVIHQPYFKHSDNSVGRTIWGMKGVGIGGIATKQVPDNKLVVTTTRSHSNAIVQAALDAVNADEIIRVGGAGYKVLQLLEGKANAYVFASAGCKRWDTAAPEAILEAAGGILTNMKGEHYSYAADVHPVNKSGVLATTKEISHEKIVENIPKHVKEALSPQ; the protein is encoded by the coding sequence atgagTCTTGTCCAGAAACCACTTGTCTTGCAACTATTGGCAAGCTCCATCAAAATTGCTGGTCACGCTGGCAAAATAATCCGCAATGTCATGGAAAAAGGAGAACTTGGGATTGTCGAAAAGGGTGTTGATGACCCGCAAACCGAAGCAGATCGTTCCTCGCAACGTCTAATCCTCGCCTCACTGACAAAACTCTTTCCCAAAGTCAAAATTATCGGCGAAGAAGGGCAATCGGACTTGAATGTGCCCAAAGAATGGCTCATCACGGATGTGGATGAAGAATTTCTTGCGTCGCACGAATGTCCCGCCGAGTTTAAAGACACGAAAGAAGATCAAATCGTCGTTTGGGTCGATCCGTTGGACGGAACCACGGAATATACGCAGGGATTTTTGGAGCATGTCACCGTGTTGATTGGAATTGCCGTGAATACGAGAGCTGTTGCCGGCGTCATTCATCAGCCGTACTTCAAACATAGCGATAATTCCGTCGGACGAACAATTTGGGGCATGAAAGGTGTCGGCATCGGTGGAATTGCGACAAAACAAGTGCCAGACAATAAATTAGTTGTGACAACTACGCGATCCCATTCGAACGCGATTGTGCAAGCAGCGTTGGATGCCGTGAATGCCGATGAGATTATCCGTGTTGGCGGAGCTGGTTACAAGGTTTTGCAGTTGCTTGAGGGAAAAGCGAATGCGTATGTCTTTGCGTCAGCTGGTTGCAAAAGATGGGATACGGCGGCACCGGAAGCCATTTTGGAAGCTGCTGGCGGGATTTTGACCAATATGAAGGGCGAGCATTATTCGTATGCCGCTGATGTGCATCCGGTGAACAAAAGTGGCGTCCTGGCAACGACAAAGGAAATCTCGCAtgagaaaattgttgaaaacaTTCCAAAACACGTCAAGGAAGCACTTTCGCCGCAATAA
- the LOC134827829 gene encoding flap endonuclease GEN-like: MGIKDLWNILTPYCERKPLHVLEGQKVGIDLSGWICESQCVVDYFVQPKMYLRNLFFRTAYLLLMDIQPVFILDGEAPKLKHLTIQKRNEIQFIGARPRPEGDSDSVKSKKKELKGRTRFKYVLKQCSDLLATLGISTIQAIGEAEALCAWLNKLGYLDGIISQDSDCFGYGATCVYRNFSVSKQGKTAAQGGSVDIYDMTRIWQALDIKQNKAVVLALLCGCDYCPGVDGIGKDSVLKLFAMYKDDEILQKMREWRDKNENLTATELKVDDKSYCNNCGHYGTAQKHSKSGCSSCRTSLGCDGSVWKEQRLIIKAELQIRKKALVQEDFPQEDIIEEFLQEPQLPDSRELDMDWKQPNIVKFVKTLSKLLQWPEIYCFQKILPILTRWQLTALSKDPHTKFTRGSVYPSKIVKKRVLKGVESYEILWEDTDKCFDAIFSVEEIKAFEIEHPKEGLDLLWSTVEPKILVEKAYPAIVERYLELTQKPKKTTTRRKKQVDGENTPRIRKKAKKAQNSSLNDMSGLIEAINDVEKSKKPTKKAPKKQLEKGIQPISKFLQLGALAQSTPTQKISPKTRTPLQIINRKREISFAINVPSDFSDDEDMSGSYIDVINGILEQKPDKSQLDGLKLFYDEPRVTQFLSKDDSVLLKSKKKSFRIDLSVCNNSIDDFLLKASQQNYIYEPEEAPATRDELNASYFFQGITENPGTEDLFEESVQILTTI, encoded by the exons ATGGGAATTAAAGATTTGTGGAATATTTTGACGCCTTATTGTGAAAGGAAGCCTCTTCATGTGCTGGAGGGTCAAAAG gttGGAATCGACTTGTCGGGATGGATTTGTGAGAGCCAGTGTGTTGTTGATTACTTTGTTCAACCGAAAATGTACTTGCG caatttattCTTCCGTACTGCGTATTTATTGTTGATGGATATCCAGCCGGTGTTCATTCTCGATGGCGAAGCACCGAAATTGAAACATCTAACGATCCAAAAACGCAACGAAATTCAGTTTATCGGCGCTCGACCTCGTCCTGAAGGCGATTCGGATAGCGTCAAGTCCAAAAAGAAAGAATTAAAGGGCAGAACTCGTTTTAAATACGTTCTTAAGCAATGTAGTGACTTACTGGCGACACTGGGAATCTCCACGATCCAAGCGATTGGCGAAGCTGAAGCTCTTTGTGCGTGGCTGAACAAACTTGGCTACCTTGACGGGATAATTTCGCAAGATTCCGACTGTTTTGGGTACGGAGCGACTTGCGTTTATCGTAATTTTAGTGTTTCGAAGCAAGGAAAGACCGCTGCTCAAGGTGGATCGGTTGATATTTACGATATGACCCGAATTTGGCAGGCTTTGGACATCAAACAGAACAAAGCAGTTGTCCTTGCGTTGCTTTGCGGATGCGATTATTGTCCCGGAGTCGATGGAATTGGAAAAGATTCCGTTTTGAAGTTGTTCGCAATGTACAAAGATGacgaaattttgcaaaaaatgcgCGAATGGCgcgataaaaatgaaaatctcaCAGCAACGGAGCTAAAAGTCGATGATAAAAGTTACTGCAACAACTGCGGGCATTACGGAACGGCGCAGAAACACTCCAAATCCGGATGTAGCTCGTGTCGAACGTCCCTCGGATGTGACGGAAGTGTGTGGAAGGAACAAAGATTAATCATAAAAGCAGAATTACAAATCCGGAAGAAAGCTTTGGTTCAAGAGGACTTCCCGCAAGAAGATATAATCGAAGAATTTTTGCAAGAACCGCAATTACCGGACAGCAGAGAGCTAGATATGGACTGGAAACAAccaaatattgtaaaattcgtgaaaactCTGTCGAAATTACTTCAATGGCCGGAAATTTATTGCTTCCAAAAAATTCTTCCGATACTTACGAGATGGCAGTTGACTGCTTTAAGCAAAGATCCGCACACAAAATTTACCAGAGGAAGCGTGTACCCatcaaaaatcgtgaaaaaacgTGTTTTGAAAGGAGTTGAGAGCTACGAGATTTTATGGGAGGACACCGATAAATGCTTTGATGCGATTTTTTCAGTTGAGGAAATCAAAGCTTTCGAAATTGAGCACCCTAAAGAAGGTTTGGACCTGTTATGGAGTACCGTTGAACCAAAAATACTCGTGGAAAAAGCATATCCCGCAATCGTAGAACGATATCTCGAGCTAACACAAAAGCCAAAGAAGACCACAACTCGAAGAAAGAAACAAGTTGATGGCGAAAACACTCCTAGAATCcgtaaaaaagcgaaaaaagctcaaaattcaTCGTTGAACGACATGTCAGGACTGATAGAAGCCATAAATGATgtcgaaaaaagtaaaaaaccaACGAAAAAAGCCCCGAAAAAACAACTCGAGAAGGGAattcaaccaatttcaaagtttttacagCTCGGAGCACTTGCTCAATCGACgccaacacaaaaaatctctcCAAAAACACGAACTCCTTTACAAATCATCAACAGAAAACGCGAAATCTCCTTTGCTATCAACGTTCCTTCCGATTTTAGCGATGACGAGGACATGAGTGGCTCTTATATTGACGTCATCAACGGCATTCTCGAACAAAAACCAGATAAAAGTCAACTTGATGGCCTCAAATTATTCTATGATGAACCTCGGGTGACCCAATTTCTCTCAAAGGATGACTCTGTGCTgttaaaaagcaagaaaaaatcattcagaATCGATTTGAGTGTCTGCAACAACAGCATTGATGACTTCCTGCTAAAAGCATCGCAGCAAAATTACATTTACGAGCCTGAAGAAGCTCCAGCGACCCGAGATGAGCTCAACGCGAGTTATTTTTTCCAAGGAATCACCGAAAATCCCGGAACAGAAGACTTGTTTGAAGAAAGTGTTCAGATTCTGACAACGATTTGA
- the LOC134827836 gene encoding NADH dehydrogenase [ubiquinone] iron-sulfur protein 3, mitochondrial-like isoform X2, whose product MASLLRSISLGLRTGANKGCVVRANPQFLARYLASDSAPAKKEETKPTIRKANPVEKAQLTDFGKYVADCLPKFVQKVQLTAGNELEILVAPEGVVPVMQFLKDHHNAQFSNLTDIAGMDVPCRPYRFEIIYNILSLRYNSRIRVKTYTDELTPVDSVNEVYKAANWYEREIWDMYGVFFANHPDLRRILTDYGFEGHPQRRDFPLSGYVELRYDDEKKRVVVEPLELAQEFRKFDLSAPWEQFPQFRNANPAVEAIETKNDDGKK is encoded by the exons ATGGCATCTTTGCTCCGAAGCATCTCTCTTGGCTTGAGAACAGGTGCCAACAAGGGTTGTG TTGTTCGTGCAAATCCACAATTCTTGGCCAGATACCTTGCAAGCGATAGTGCTCCAGCGAAAAAGGAGGAAACGAAac caACAATTCGCAAGGCAAACCCCGTAGAAAAGGCCCAATTGACAGATTTTGGCAAATACGTCGCCGACTGCCTCCCGAAATTCGTGCAAAAAGTCCAATTAACTGCCGGCAATGAATTGGAAATTCTCGTCGCGCCCGAAGGCGTCGTTCCCGTCATGCAATTCCTGAAGGATCACCACAACGCGCAATTCAGCAATCTCACGGACATTGCTGGCATGGATGTTCCCTGTCGTCCCTACCGTTTCGAGATCATTTACAACATCCTGTCGTTGCGTTACAACTCGCGCATTCGTGTCAAGACCTACACCGACGAATTGACGCCCGTTGATTCCGTAAACGAGGTTTACAAAGCTGCCAACTGGTATGAACGTGAAATTTGGGACATGTATGGCGTTTTCTTTGCCAATCATCCGGATTTGCGACGCATCTTGACGGATTACGGTTTCGAGGGGCATCCACAACGTCGGGACTTTCCGTTGTCGGGTTATGTTGAGTTGCGATATGACGACGAGAAGAAACGTGTGGTCGTTGAACCACTGGAATTAGCGCAGGAATTCCGTAAATTTGACTTGTCGGCACCGTGGGAGCAATTCCCGCAATTTAGAAATGCGAATCCCGCAGTGGAGGCGATCGAGACGAAGAATGATGATGgaaagaagtaa
- the LOC134827836 gene encoding NADH dehydrogenase [ubiquinone] iron-sulfur protein 3, mitochondrial-like isoform X1, whose protein sequence is MASLLRSISLGLRTGANKGCAVVRANPQFLARYLASDSAPAKKEETKPTIRKANPVEKAQLTDFGKYVADCLPKFVQKVQLTAGNELEILVAPEGVVPVMQFLKDHHNAQFSNLTDIAGMDVPCRPYRFEIIYNILSLRYNSRIRVKTYTDELTPVDSVNEVYKAANWYEREIWDMYGVFFANHPDLRRILTDYGFEGHPQRRDFPLSGYVELRYDDEKKRVVVEPLELAQEFRKFDLSAPWEQFPQFRNANPAVEAIETKNDDGKK, encoded by the exons ATGGCATCTTTGCTCCGAAGCATCTCTCTTGGCTTGAGAACAGGTGCCAACAAGGGTTGTG CAGTTGTTCGTGCAAATCCACAATTCTTGGCCAGATACCTTGCAAGCGATAGTGCTCCAGCGAAAAAGGAGGAAACGAAac caACAATTCGCAAGGCAAACCCCGTAGAAAAGGCCCAATTGACAGATTTTGGCAAATACGTCGCCGACTGCCTCCCGAAATTCGTGCAAAAAGTCCAATTAACTGCCGGCAATGAATTGGAAATTCTCGTCGCGCCCGAAGGCGTCGTTCCCGTCATGCAATTCCTGAAGGATCACCACAACGCGCAATTCAGCAATCTCACGGACATTGCTGGCATGGATGTTCCCTGTCGTCCCTACCGTTTCGAGATCATTTACAACATCCTGTCGTTGCGTTACAACTCGCGCATTCGTGTCAAGACCTACACCGACGAATTGACGCCCGTTGATTCCGTAAACGAGGTTTACAAAGCTGCCAACTGGTATGAACGTGAAATTTGGGACATGTATGGCGTTTTCTTTGCCAATCATCCGGATTTGCGACGCATCTTGACGGATTACGGTTTCGAGGGGCATCCACAACGTCGGGACTTTCCGTTGTCGGGTTATGTTGAGTTGCGATATGACGACGAGAAGAAACGTGTGGTCGTTGAACCACTGGAATTAGCGCAGGAATTCCGTAAATTTGACTTGTCGGCACCGTGGGAGCAATTCCCGCAATTTAGAAATGCGAATCCCGCAGTGGAGGCGATCGAGACGAAGAATGATGATGgaaagaagtaa